The sequence below is a genomic window from Silene latifolia isolate original U9 population chromosome 7, ASM4854445v1, whole genome shotgun sequence.
ACAATAATCAAAAGCAAGTATAATTCACACAACTCCTTTCTCTCATTGTTCTCATCAATTCTCTCTAAACTTTACAATATGATCAACTGATAATCATGATGAACTATCAAGttcaacatggtatcagagcaggttCAATCTGAACCTGTTTCTGCATAGCTTCCGCATAATCAATTCTACATTcgttcatcttcatcttcaattttctttatCTTCATCTTTAATTCAAGAAAATGGCAACTGAAACCTCGCTAACAGAAATAAACATGAATGATCCACATTATATACATCATTCTGATACTCTGAGCAACAAATTGCTTGCTACCCCTTTTGATGGTACTGGGTTTGGTGGATGGAAAAGGGCGATGTTAATTGCGTTGTCAGCCAAGAACAAAGTCGGTTTCATTGACGGCACCATTCCCAGACCATCTCCTACAGCTGCTATTGCTTTACTCTGGCAAAGTTGTAATGACACTGTTCTTTCTTGGATCTTGAACAGTGTTTCTCCAGAAATATCAAAATCTATTCTCTTCAGCAGCACTGCCAGAGCAGCATGGGTAGAATTAGAAGAAAGGTTTGGACAATCCAATGGAGCTCAGCTGTATGGAGTGCAGAAGAAGCTTAATGATTTTTCTCAAGGTAATGACACAATAGGATCATATTTTACTAAATTGAAGACAATATGGGATGAAATTGATGGTATGGGAATGAATCCTATCTGTATTTGCACTTGTACTTATGGAGCAAAGGATAAGCAACTTAAGTTTCAAGAAGACCAAAGAGCTGTCCAATTCTTAATGGGTTTGAATTATTCCTATTCAACCATACGAGGCACTATATGTTGCAAAACCCTTTACCTAAGATCACTTCCATATACAATAGTCTACTACAGGAAGAAGGGAAAAGGGAGATTCACAACAGCACTGTCACATTCCAACCAGATTCTGCAGCTTTATATGTCAAGAACACAAATTACAAGGGAAACAATTGGAATAATTCTTCTAATAATCCTGGACAATTCAAGAATTCTGGTTATAATCAGAATAATCAAGGTTTTAATCATCAAGGAGGGGCAAATCATCCTCAGAATGGGAATTAcaagaaaaacaacaacaattttgGCAACAACAATAACTTTGGAAATTCAAGCAAAGACTTACAAGGAAAAAATTTCATTCCAGGATACAATCGATGTCTACCGATCGAAATTCACAGAGGCAGAGTCCACCTATTGCATATACTTTGTAACAAAGTGGACACAAAATCGATAATCGAAGCATCTGCAGAATAAGAACAGAAGATTTGCAGCAAATGTGTTTAATCAAGATGGTGTTCAGGGCTCTTATCAAACTCCAGTTTCCAATGATATTGAACAGAATCAAAGTTTAGCCAACAATCAGAATCTAAATAATCATTCTACTGGTCCTGCATCAGCAGCAAATTTTGCTGGTAATGTCACTTCTAACTATTTTAATGCTTTTCTAAATTCATGGATTCTTGATACTGGTGCAAGTAATCATATGTGTTCCAATAAGGCATTATTTTCTGATCTTAGACATTTAGAAAAACCCTATAGCATATCCCTACCTAATGGCCAAATTGTGTATATTAAC
It includes:
- the LOC141590089 gene encoding uncharacterized protein LOC141590089, producing the protein MATETSLTEINMNDPHYIHHSDTLSNKLLATPFDGTGFGGWKRAMLIALSAKNKVGFIDGTIPRPSPTAAIALLWQSCNDTVLSWILNSVSPEISKSILFSSTARAAWVELEERFGQSNGAQLYGVQKKLNDFSQGNDTIGSYFTKLKTIWDEIDGMGMNPICICTCTYGAKDKQLKFQEDQRAEEGKREIHNSTVTFQPDSAALYVKNTNYKGNNWNNSSNNPGQFKNSGYNQNNQGFNHQGGNKNRRFAANVFNQDGVQGSYQTPVSNDIEQNQSLANNQNLNNHSTGPASAANFAGNVTSNYFNAFLNSWILDTGASNHMCSNKALFSDLRHLEKPYSISLPNGQIVYINNIGSVPVTPGFSLQNVLYVPYFQINLLYIRKLTKKLRSNVSFTHDMCYLQDSSKRLLVLGKNYNDLYLLQPGVNLTDTHSFSNSVEITINFLENTNKHSSNSATSSVSSTLSDSISFAPFDLIHIDLWGPYHTQTYNGYKYFLTIVDDFSRCTWTHLLSCKSNAFVFIKSFIAMVDTQFRRKIKTIRSDNAFELGTSNVLSQFLLDNGIVHQTTCFHTVRNF